The following proteins are co-located in the Candidatus Deferrimicrobiaceae bacterium genome:
- a CDS encoding histidine kinase dimerization/phosphoacceptor domain -containing protein, giving the protein MPLFRELPRSLSGVSPGDHICCIFESARDRLAALVPFIGQGLDRNERVLCFFEAGGESDVFEGLRSIGIDPAPFLDRGQLSIVAPGKSPPPIPPEIALAERGGWAGLRTAADTGWILASESPARCMGTFENDLGQAGRSMQPPTSLCLYDSRRFTPTLLLKALSAHPKALLGAHAAENIYHLPPEELRDEDTAGQTLRCWLKNLREHRLTHDALQNSERNYALLFNKMLNGFALMEAVCDESGVPVDLRYLEVNPAFERQSGLLAHEVIGRTLGELGAFDAAPEDTTAWVRLIGGVAIDGKPVRYEKSGEFHDRWIEGFAFSPRFGQVAIMFQDVSDRKKVERELERYRELLEEMVAERTSDLEASLREKELLLREIHHRVKNNLQVIASLLSLQEGVVADPAAATALAESRTRIATIGLVHERFYNSSDLSRIDLADYARKLFLSLVQTYGIDSNRVRLQVWIEACSMDISVAIPWALILNELLVNALKHAWAAGGSGQITVSMKRDDDRWKLSVADDGRGLPEGFDIHAVTSLGLRIVRLLAEQIGGSVRARSGGGTEILVDFPESGIVPATAGGAEGAAE; this is encoded by the coding sequence GGGGTCTCCCCGGGCGACCACATTTGCTGCATCTTCGAGTCGGCCCGCGATCGCCTGGCGGCGCTCGTCCCCTTCATCGGGCAGGGGCTCGACCGTAACGAGCGCGTCCTCTGTTTCTTCGAGGCCGGCGGGGAATCCGACGTGTTCGAGGGTCTCCGAAGCATCGGCATCGACCCGGCCCCCTTTTTGGATCGGGGCCAGCTTTCGATCGTCGCCCCCGGTAAGTCTCCCCCGCCGATTCCGCCGGAAATAGCCCTGGCCGAAAGGGGCGGCTGGGCCGGCCTGCGCACCGCCGCCGACACCGGTTGGATCCTCGCGTCCGAGTCGCCCGCCCGCTGCATGGGCACCTTCGAGAACGACCTGGGGCAGGCCGGCCGATCGATGCAGCCGCCGACCTCCCTATGCCTCTACGACAGCCGCCGCTTCACCCCGACGCTGCTGCTGAAGGCGCTGTCGGCCCACCCGAAGGCATTGCTGGGCGCGCACGCGGCCGAGAACATCTACCATCTGCCCCCCGAGGAGCTCCGCGACGAGGACACCGCCGGGCAGACCTTGCGATGCTGGCTCAAGAACCTTCGGGAGCACCGGCTCACCCACGATGCGCTGCAGAACAGCGAGCGCAACTACGCGCTTCTTTTCAACAAGATGCTCAACGGTTTCGCGTTGATGGAAGCGGTCTGCGACGAGTCGGGCGTTCCCGTCGACCTGCGCTACCTCGAGGTCAACCCGGCGTTCGAGCGGCAGTCCGGGCTGCTGGCGCACGAGGTGATCGGGCGCACGCTCGGGGAACTCGGCGCCTTCGATGCGGCACCCGAAGACACGACGGCCTGGGTCCGGCTGATCGGCGGCGTCGCCATCGACGGCAAGCCGGTGCGGTACGAAAAAAGCGGCGAGTTCCACGACCGGTGGATCGAGGGATTCGCCTTCTCCCCCCGCTTCGGCCAGGTCGCCATCATGTTCCAGGATGTCTCCGACCGCAAAAAAGTCGAGCGGGAGCTCGAACGGTACCGCGAGCTGCTCGAGGAGATGGTCGCCGAAAGGACGTCCGATCTCGAGGCATCTCTGCGGGAGAAAGAGCTGCTGCTCCGCGAGATCCACCACCGGGTCAAGAACAACCTGCAGGTGATCGCCAGCCTCCTCTCGCTCCAGGAGGGCGTGGTCGCCGATCCCGCCGCCGCCACCGCGCTGGCCGAGAGCCGAACCCGGATCGCCACCATCGGCCTGGTCCACGAGCGGTTCTACAATTCGAGCGACCTCTCCCGGATCGACCTGGCCGACTATGCCCGCAAGCTGTTCCTGTCGCTGGTCCAGACCTACGGCATCGACAGCAACCGGGTCCGGCTGCAGGTCTGGATCGAAGCCTGCTCGATGGACATCTCGGTCGCGATCCCCTGGGCGCTCATCCTCAACGAGCTGCTCGTCAACGCCCTCAAGCACGCGTGGGCCGCCGGGGGGAGCGGTCAGATCACGGTCTCGATGAAGCGGGACGACGACCGGTGGAAGCTGAGCGTCGCCGACGACGGGCGGGGACTTCCCGAGGGATTCGACATTCACGCCGTTACGAGCCTGGGGCTCCGGATCGTCCGACTGCTGGCCGAGCAGATCGGAGGATCGGTCCGGGCCAGGAGCGGGGGGGGCACCGAGATCCTCGTCGATTTCCCGGAATCGGGCATCGTGCCGGCCACGGCCGGCGGCGCGGAAGGGGCGGCGGAGTGA
- a CDS encoding response regulator, whose protein sequence is MTTRILIVEDESLIAEDLRNRLERFGYDVAGTAATGEEGLRLAASTRPDLVLLDIVLKGTMDGVETAGQLRKRFDTPILFLSAWADADILARAKKAMPYGYLVKPVEDRELKAAVEIAIYKAGVEKRLALTERYEAVGRLAAGVAHNINNLMTVVTGYATMVGESLPPDDPRREKLNIVVEAGDRAAQLSDHLLSYGRRQMLFPQDLELGALIGGLQERLSGIAGDRVRLLIPENGAEIHVSTDPRHLANALEHLVANASEAMPDGGTIVIRRGTKTFGKGDDPKGIPVQPGEYAFIDVADTGCGIPAETAGHVFEPFVSTRLFGRGLGLPSVYGFVRQCNGYIEIGSVPGEGTTVSLYLPVAPPGE, encoded by the coding sequence GTGACCACGCGCATCCTGATCGTCGAGGACGAATCGCTCATCGCCGAGGACCTCCGAAACCGCCTCGAGCGGTTCGGGTACGACGTCGCCGGCACCGCGGCGACGGGCGAGGAGGGACTCCGCCTGGCCGCGTCGACCCGGCCCGACCTGGTCCTCCTCGACATCGTCCTCAAGGGGACCATGGACGGCGTCGAGACCGCCGGGCAGCTTCGTAAACGTTTCGACACCCCGATCCTTTTCCTGTCCGCCTGGGCCGACGCCGACATCCTCGCCCGGGCGAAGAAGGCGATGCCCTACGGGTATCTCGTCAAGCCGGTCGAGGACCGGGAGCTGAAGGCCGCCGTCGAGATCGCGATCTACAAGGCCGGGGTCGAAAAAAGATTGGCGCTGACCGAGCGCTACGAAGCGGTCGGCCGTCTGGCGGCCGGCGTCGCGCACAACATCAACAACCTGATGACCGTCGTGACCGGCTACGCCACGATGGTGGGCGAATCCCTCCCGCCCGACGACCCCCGCCGGGAAAAGCTGAACATCGTCGTCGAGGCGGGAGACCGTGCGGCGCAACTGTCCGACCACCTGCTGTCCTACGGCCGCCGGCAGATGCTCTTCCCGCAGGATCTCGAGCTCGGCGCGCTGATCGGCGGCTTGCAGGAACGGCTTTCCGGGATCGCGGGCGACCGGGTTCGGTTGCTCATTCCCGAAAACGGGGCCGAGATCCACGTCTCGACCGACCCACGCCACCTGGCGAACGCCCTCGAGCACCTCGTCGCCAATGCCTCCGAGGCGATGCCCGACGGCGGGACCATCGTCATCCGGCGAGGCACGAAAACGTTCGGCAAGGGCGATGATCCGAAAGGAATCCCGGTGCAGCCCGGGGAGTACGCCTTCATCGACGTGGCCGACACCGGGTGCGGCATTCCGGCCGAAACGGCCGGGCACGTGTTCGAGCCGTTCGTCTCGACCCGGCTGTTCGGCCGGGGGCTCGGCCTCCCTTCCGTCTACGGGTTCGTCCGCCAATGCAACGGCTACATCGAGATCGGCTCCGTGCCCGGCGAGGGAACGACCGTGTCCCTTTACCTGCCCGTCGCGCCGCCCGGGGAATAA